Proteins from one Triticum aestivum cultivar Chinese Spring chromosome 7A, IWGSC CS RefSeq v2.1, whole genome shotgun sequence genomic window:
- the LOC123148547 gene encoding chaperone protein dnaJ GFA2, mitochondrial encodes MRLPGGARLALLLARRSLSTAAASSARSSSLHASRAHRARWGDAARAAPSWRPPFSSPSRFFHGTRPVAVRDYYDVLGVRKDAGQGEIKKAYYALAKKLHPDTNKGDADAEKKFQEVQKAYETLKDEEKKAVYDQVGPDQYERAAAGGGGAGGFEGGFGNPFEDIFNAGRTGGMNDFLRNIFKDRESGGQDVKVKLELSFMEAVEGCKKTINFQTLVTCETCNGAGVPAGTKPETCLACRGSGYMVLQTGPFRMQSTCTQCGGSGKTVKDFCKSCRGKKVVPGIKTVSIDIAPGTDDEDVMKVLRSGQADPDGLRAGDLYVAIKVREDPVFRREKGDIHVDAVLNVTQAILGGTVQVPTLAGDVVLKVKPGTQPGQKVVLRGKGIKTRNSYSYGDQYVHFNVKIPVNLTQKQRMLLEEFEKEEKGEDDKDAEKAAGASG; translated from the exons ATGCGGCTCCCCGGCGGCGCCCGCCTCGCTCTCCTCCTCGCCCGCCGCTCCctttccaccgccgccgcctcctccgcccgctCCTCCTCCCTCCACGCCTCCCGCGCGCACAGAG CTAGATGGGGCGACGCGGCCCGCGCGGCGCCCTCCTGGAGGCCGCCCTTCTCCTCGCCGAGCAGGTTCTTCCACG GGACCAGGCCTGTGGCGGTGAGGGACTACTACGACGTGCTCGGTGTGAGGAAGGACGCCGGCCAGGGCGAGATCAAGAAGGCGTATTACGCG CTTGCGAAGAAGCTCCATCCAGATACAAATAAAGGCGATGCCGATGCAGAAAAAAAGTTTCAAGAGGTTCAGAAAGCTTATGAG ACTTTGAAGGATGAAGAAAAAAAAGCGGTCTATGATCAG GTTGGCCCTGATCAATATGAGAGGGCTGCTGCTGGAGGTGGTGGAGCTGGCGGATTCGAAGGGGGTTTTGGAAATCCTTTTGAGGATATTTTCAACGCTGGTCGTACTGGCGGAATGAATGAT TTCCTCCGGAACATCTTCAAAGATAGAGAATCTGGTGGACAGGACGTTAAG GTTAAGCTTGAGTTGTCATTTATGGAAGCAGTTGAAGGATGCAAAAAGACAATCAACTTCCAGACTTTAGTAACATGCGAAACCTGCA ATGGAGCTGGTGTACCTGCGGGAACCAAACCCGAAACTTGTCTAGCTTGCAGGGGTTCTGGATAT ATGGTTCTGCAAACTGGTCCCTTCAGAATGCAATCAACATGCACGCAGTGTGGTGGATCTGGCAAGACTGTAAAG GATTTCTGCAAGTCGTGCAGGGGGAAGAAGGTTGTGCCAGGAATAAAAACAGTCTCTATTGATATAGCACCTG GTACGGATGATGAGGATGTCATGAAAGTGCTTAGATCAGGTCAAGCAGATCCAGACGGTCTTCGTGCTGGTGACCTTTATGTAGCCATTAAG GTTCGTGAGGATCCAGTATTCCGGAGAGAGAAAGGTGATATCCATGTAGATGCTGTCTTAAATGTGACTCAG GCAATTCTGGGAGGTACTGTTCAAGTGCCAACTCTCGCTGGAGATGTTGTTCTAAAG GTTAAGCCTGGTACTCAACCTGGTCAGAAGGTTGTTCTGAGAGGAAAAG GAATCAAGACGAGAAACTCGTATTCATATGGAGACCAATATGTCCATTTCAATGTCAAAATCCCTGT GAATTTGACGCAGAAACAGCGCATGCTTCTTGAGGAGTTCGAGAAGGAAGAGAAGGGcgaggacgacaaggatgcggaaAAGGCTGCTGGTGCATCAGGATAG
- the LOC123148548 gene encoding formimidoyltransferase-cyclodeaminase: MLRPMLACCKLYVSEGRSAAALRAVEQAARRHHPAVVLVNTFADDAYNRVGYTLVSRLPDPVAPAAPLRRAVFGMVEAALGAIDLGAHAGAHPRLGAVDHVCFHPLAGAALRDVAALAAAVAADIGDGLRVPTYLYGAAHREGRKLAAIRRQLGYFKPQSSAEWHGPLPVAADTTALPVAPDAGPDAASASKGVLVLGATAWVDNYNVPVRTADVEAVRRVARRVSERGGGLRSVQAMGLAHGDGGAEVACNLLDLGSVGAEEVQGMVERLAGEEGLAVGEGYFTDFSQEKIVELYMEKSAQAEA, translated from the exons ATGCTGAGGCCGATGCTGGCGTGCTGCAAGCTCTACGTCTCCGAGGGCCGGAGCGCGGCGGCCCTGCGCGCCGTCGAGCAGGCGGCGCGCCGGCACCACCCGGCCGTAGTCCTCGTCAACACCTTCGCCGACGACGCCTACAACCGGGTCGGCTACACGCTCGTCTCCCGCCTCCCGGACCCCGTCGCGCCCGCCGCGCCGCTGCGGCGCGCCGTGTTCGGCATGGTCGAGGCCGCGCTCGGGGCCATCGACCTCGGCGCCCACGCCGGCGCGCACCCGCGGCTCGGCGCCGTCGACCACGTCTGCTTCCACCCCCTCGCCGGGGCCGCCCTCCGCGACGTCgcagcgctcgccgccgccgtggccgctgACATCGGCGACGGGCTCCGAG TGCCGACGTACCTCTACGGCGCGGCGCACCGGGAGGGCCGGAAGCTGGCGGCCATCAGGAGGCAGCTAGGCTACTTCAAGCCCCAGAGCAGCGCCGAGTGGCACGGGCCGCTCCCGGTCGCGGCCGACACGACGGCGCTGCCAGTCGCGCCCGACGCCGGCCCGGACGCGGCGTCGGCGTCCAAGGGCGTGCTGGTGCTCGGGGCGACGGCCTGGGTGGACAACTACAACGTCCCGGTGCGCACCGCCGACGTGGAGGCCGTGCGGCGGGTCGCGCGCCGGGTCAGCGAGCGCGGCGGCGGGCTCCGGTCCGTGCAGGCGATGGGGCTCGcgcacggcgacggcggcgccgagGTCGCGTGCAACCTGCTCGACCTCGGGAGCGTGGGCGCCGAGGAGGTGCAGGGCATGGTGGAGCGGCTCGCGGGTGAGGAAGGGCTCGCCGTCGGCGAGGGGTACTTCACGGATTTCTCCCAGGAGAAGATCGTCGAGCTCTACATGGAGAAATCAGCTCAGGCTGAGGCTTAA